In Arenicella chitinivorans, one genomic interval encodes:
- a CDS encoding aromatic amino acid hydroxylase, translated as MISQQDVIAQLPAHLQPFIAIQDYSAYSPRDHAVWRFLLHQLRYSLRDSAHPTYFEGLAKTGIGLEAIPRIEEINLCLNKLGWQAVAVDGFLPPAVFMEFQARKVLAIALNIRSFEHMLYTPAPDIIHESAGHAPFLVDIDYAEFLQRFGELGMRAIANDHDMAIYEAVRQLSIVKEDGNSSQADIATAEAEVERLQNMKVAPSEANLLARLHWWTVEYGLVGERDDYTIYGAGLLSSLSESQSCLDDHEVDKRALTLHALNTAYDITAPQPQLFVTQSCRHLSQVLEEYGRHMCCFRGGASALEEAMSAGTVVTIHYNSGLQIAGKISRVITDPVGNAIYINTDGPTQLAYENTELPGHGIEYHAQGFGSPIGRLRAMERCLSDYTVDELKRHHIEIDTKVTLHFLSGITVQGTLTSIIRRRQRNILFSFTECTVTDVDGNVLFDPSWGTFDMAIGDAVVSVAGGSADQTAYPMYKAPSYNVTAAQNVSDEARAQYEFYTRLRTLREAQNDDPQLIDQILNDDTLDWLIKFEAYELSQSHALKQQLERIASNSTDDIRVLIQGGLQRLAATAN; from the coding sequence ATGATTAGCCAACAAGACGTCATCGCGCAGCTGCCTGCGCATTTACAACCGTTTATCGCCATTCAGGATTATTCGGCCTATTCACCACGCGACCACGCGGTTTGGCGCTTTTTACTGCATCAACTGCGTTACAGTTTGCGTGACTCAGCACACCCGACTTATTTTGAGGGACTGGCGAAGACCGGCATTGGTCTGGAAGCGATCCCTCGAATTGAAGAGATCAACCTTTGTCTAAACAAACTCGGCTGGCAAGCGGTTGCTGTTGACGGCTTTTTACCGCCCGCAGTATTTATGGAGTTCCAAGCGCGTAAAGTGCTTGCCATTGCCCTGAATATTCGCTCCTTCGAACACATGCTGTACACACCGGCCCCGGATATCATCCACGAGTCAGCAGGCCACGCTCCGTTCTTGGTCGACATCGACTATGCAGAATTTTTGCAACGCTTCGGTGAACTTGGGATGCGGGCGATCGCCAACGATCATGACATGGCGATTTACGAAGCCGTGCGACAGCTATCAATTGTCAAAGAAGATGGCAATTCAAGCCAAGCAGACATTGCTACCGCTGAGGCCGAGGTCGAACGACTACAAAACATGAAAGTCGCTCCATCCGAAGCAAACCTGCTGGCGCGACTGCATTGGTGGACGGTCGAATACGGTCTGGTCGGCGAGCGAGATGACTACACCATCTACGGCGCAGGCCTGTTGTCTTCTTTGTCTGAAAGCCAAAGCTGTTTGGACGACCATGAAGTCGACAAACGGGCACTCACATTACACGCCCTCAACACCGCGTACGACATCACCGCGCCGCAGCCGCAATTGTTTGTCACGCAATCCTGTCGTCACCTAAGTCAGGTGTTGGAAGAATACGGCCGCCACATGTGTTGTTTTCGCGGCGGCGCCAGCGCGCTGGAAGAGGCGATGTCCGCAGGCACCGTGGTCACCATACATTATAACTCGGGGTTGCAGATTGCTGGCAAAATCAGCCGTGTAATCACGGATCCAGTAGGCAATGCCATTTATATCAATACCGATGGTCCAACTCAGCTAGCCTATGAGAATACCGAGCTGCCAGGTCACGGTATTGAATATCATGCACAGGGCTTCGGCTCACCCATCGGACGCTTGCGTGCCATGGAACGCTGCTTGTCCGACTACACCGTGGATGAACTCAAACGTCACCACATCGAAATAGATACCAAGGTAACCTTACATTTCTTGTCCGGCATCACGGTACAAGGCACGCTGACATCGATAATTCGACGGCGCCAACGTAATATCTTGTTTAGCTTTACCGAGTGTACGGTGACGGACGTCGACGGCAATGTCTTATTTGATCCGAGCTGGGGTACCTTCGATATGGCCATCGGCGACGCGGTTGTCTCAGTGGCCGGTGGTTCGGCAGATCAAACTGCGTATCCGATGTATAAAGCACCGTCATATAACGTGACCGCGGCGCAAAACGTGAGCGACGAAGCGCGTGCGCAATATGAATTTTATACTCGATTGCGCACCCTACGCGAGGCGCAAAATGACGACCCGCAGCTAATCGACCAAATCCTGAACGACGACACGCTGGATTGGCTGATCAAATTCGAAGCCTATGAATTAAGTCAGTCTCACGCGCTGAAACAACAATTAGAGCGCATAGCATCCAACAGCACGGACGATATTCGCGTGTTGATTCAAGGCGGGTTACAACGATTGGCGGCGACGGCTAACTGA
- a CDS encoding DUF6746 family protein: MKYIFLALLSLSTLNFSLATHANEQAVQHKIVADITELETAKSVFNRTTAELKTKQELSATELHEIHMITYSLEKAVAYFVDTNQGQAQKDAEQLAGVVELVHIASENNRSAETRVYLDEYFKLADAFSTDW, encoded by the coding sequence ATGAAATACATATTCTTGGCTCTTCTGTCGCTTTCAACCTTAAATTTCAGCTTAGCCACACATGCCAATGAACAAGCCGTTCAGCATAAGATTGTGGCTGACATCACCGAACTAGAAACGGCCAAATCGGTGTTTAACCGTACTACCGCTGAGTTAAAAACCAAACAAGAGCTCAGTGCCACCGAACTGCATGAAATCCACATGATTACCTACTCTTTGGAAAAAGCGGTGGCGTATTTTGTTGACACCAATCAGGGACAAGCACAAAAAGACGCAGAGCAGCTGGCAGGCGTTGTTGAGCTGGTTCATATTGCGTCTGAAAATAATCGTAGTGCGGAAACCCGCGTGTATCTAGATGAATACTTTAAACTGGCGGATGCTTTTTCCACCGACTGGTGA